Below is a window of Cytobacillus firmus DNA.
TGGCATATGTATAAAGAAAAACACTAGGAGGGATACACTGATGTCTTCAACCCGTCAGGATGCTTGGTCTCAAGATGAAGATTTGCTTCTTGCAGAAGTTGTGCTCCGTCATATACGTGAAGGAGGAACTCAGCTTCAGGCATTTGAAGAAGTTGGCAAACAGTTAAGCAGAACCGCGGCTGCCTGCGGATTTCGCTGGAATTCTTATGTAAGAAAACAATATAAATCAGGTATTGAATTGGCAAAAAAGCAGAGAAAAGAAATGAAGAAAAACCCGCAGGCTGCTGGAAGTGAACAAGATCTTCATGCAGTTCCTGAGGAAAAGGCGGAAAAAAGCGAAAACACAGTTCAGGCAATTAATAGGAAAATCGAGTTTAATGAATTAGTCGGCTTTCTAAAAGCCTTATATGAGAATGCTCAGAAACCTGCACCTGCAGAAGATCCCTGTGCTTTGAAACGCATTCAGGAGCTGGAGAAGCAAATGTACTACCTGGCTGCGGAAAATGAGAAATTAATTAATGAGTTAAATACGCTGGAACAGGATTACAAAGCACTGGTAGAGATTATGGAAAGTGCAAGAAAGCTTGTTGGGCATAAGGACGTCAGCCGCCACAAAAACTTGAATTTTACTGTAAATCCCGAAATAAAGCCTGAAAAGGTTGAGAAATAGATGCTTGTAAATAAATAAAAATAAGCGGACAGAAATTTGTCCGCTTATTTTTATGCATTTATAGTAGAAGACAGCTGCTTAATGAGTTTGTTCTTTAACACCAGCAGGGAACCAGGCAAGCGGATTCTCTCCCAGGTCGCGTTCCATATCATAATGAACGGGTTCAAATCCCATCTTCTCCCAAAAGGCCTTTGATTTCACACGCGGATTTGTTTTAATAGGAAGTCCAAATCCTTTTGCAAATTCTACAAGTGATTGCCCATAGCCTTTGTTTTGATAATCAGGCAAAACCTCAAGCTTCCATAGCTCTAAATAATCCTGTGCAGGTTCGAAATAGCGGTCGAATCTTGCTTCGATCTGGTAAAGGCTCATGCGTGCAACAAGCTTATCCCCAAAATAAATACCATAAAATGGAGACTCACTGTCGTTTTCGATAATATTAGCTTCAAGGTCTTCAAGCATGGAAAGCTCCTGCAATCCATATTCTTTAAATTTCTTAAACTCTTCCAGAGTTTTATAATTTACCTTTAATTTTTCAACCTTATAGTTCATAAAATCTCCCCCTTAGCCATCGGTGTGTAGGACATCTGCGGATGTAAACGCTTTATAATACCTTCCTTAAAGTTGAAAGGTTTCTTCTTTGTCTATTATTATATAACAAGTAAACAAAAAATTCTGCACATATGGAAAACTTAATATATTTTTAGTTTTTTTATAAAAATCAGAAAGCGTTTACAAAAATAGCAGGAAATAAGCAGAAGATTGTAGAAATATATATTATTGCAGGATTAATACAAGTAGAAAGGGGCCAGATTGTGCGAAAAATTCTGATTGCCAACAGGGGAGAAATTGCTTTAAGAATCATAAAAACCTGCCGTGAAATGGAAATTGAAACTATTGCCATATATTCTGATGCAGATAAAGACCTGCCATTTGTTAAAGAAGCTACATATGCTTTCAATATCGGTGAACCGCCTGTCAGTAAATCTTATTTAAAAACAGATGCCATTCTAGAGATTGCCAAAAGGGAAAAGGCAGATGGAATTCATCCGGGATATGGTTTTTTGTCCGAAAACGCCGGCTTTGCAAGAGCCGTAATTGATGCAGGGATTGCTTTTATTGGACCGGATCCGGAAACGATTGAATTGATGGGGGATAAAATTGTATCCCGCAAAACAATGAAGGAAGCAGGAGTGCCGGTTGTCCCCGGTAGCGGAGAGGGAACCTCCACCCTCGAGGAAGCATGCAGGCTTGCTGATGATATGGGTTACCCAGTCATGCTGAAGGCAAGTGGTGGGGGCGGGGGAATTGGTATGGTGCGCTGTGAAAATGAGCAAGCGCTCGCTAAGTCCTTTGCCTCAACCAAGGCCCGTGCTAAAGCTTATTTTGGTTCTGATGAGGTTTTTGTAGAAAAGTATATAGAGAATGCCAGACATGTTGAAATACAGGTGTTTGGTGATCATCATGGAAATATCGTCCACTTATTTGAAAGAGATTGCTCTATACAGAGGAGACATCAGAAGGTAGTGGAGGAGTCACCATCTCCTTTCCTTTCAGAGCAAACAAAGCAAAAGATGTATGATACAGCTTTGACTGCTGCCAGAGCAGTCAATTATAAGAATGCCGGTACTATTGAGTTCATTGTAGATGAACAGGAGAATTTTTATTTTCTTGAAATGAATACAAGACTTCAAGTTGAGCATCCCGTAACTGAACAAGTAACCGGACTTGATCTTGTCGAATGGCAGCTCCTTGCAGCAAGAGGGGAAAAGCTTCCACTTGAACAGAACAGTATAGAGCAGCAGGGCCATTCGATTGAATTTAGACTGTATGCAGAGGATCCTGTAAGCTTCATGCCTTCTCCTGGAAAATTGTCAAAATTTGAATGGGCAGATACTCCGGGAATACGAGTAGATTACGGATATGCTTCAAATACGGCAGTCAGCCCATTTTATGATCCTATGATCGCAAAATGCATTATCTATGGCCAATCAAGGGATGAAGCAATCAAAAATGCACTGCAATTCTTTGATGGACTGAAAATTGAAGGTATTAAAACGAATGGCCCATTATTTAAGGGAATTTTAAAAGATGAAGATTTCCGTAATGGAAATTATTCTACATCCTATCTAACCCAGAAGGCTTTTGCCGTTAACTAAAAGGAGGAAATTAC
It encodes the following:
- a CDS encoding RsfA family transcriptional regulator; protein product: MSSTRQDAWSQDEDLLLAEVVLRHIREGGTQLQAFEEVGKQLSRTAAACGFRWNSYVRKQYKSGIELAKKQRKEMKKNPQAAGSEQDLHAVPEEKAEKSENTVQAINRKIEFNELVGFLKALYENAQKPAPAEDPCALKRIQELEKQMYYLAAENEKLINELNTLEQDYKALVEIMESARKLVGHKDVSRHKNLNFTVNPEIKPEKVEK
- a CDS encoding N-acetyltransferase is translated as MNYKVEKLKVNYKTLEEFKKFKEYGLQELSMLEDLEANIIENDSESPFYGIYFGDKLVARMSLYQIEARFDRYFEPAQDYLELWKLEVLPDYQNKGYGQSLVEFAKGFGLPIKTNPRVKSKAFWEKMGFEPVHYDMERDLGENPLAWFPAGVKEQTH
- a CDS encoding acetyl-CoA carboxylase biotin carboxylase subunit translates to MRKILIANRGEIALRIIKTCREMEIETIAIYSDADKDLPFVKEATYAFNIGEPPVSKSYLKTDAILEIAKREKADGIHPGYGFLSENAGFARAVIDAGIAFIGPDPETIELMGDKIVSRKTMKEAGVPVVPGSGEGTSTLEEACRLADDMGYPVMLKASGGGGGIGMVRCENEQALAKSFASTKARAKAYFGSDEVFVEKYIENARHVEIQVFGDHHGNIVHLFERDCSIQRRHQKVVEESPSPFLSEQTKQKMYDTALTAARAVNYKNAGTIEFIVDEQENFYFLEMNTRLQVEHPVTEQVTGLDLVEWQLLAARGEKLPLEQNSIEQQGHSIEFRLYAEDPVSFMPSPGKLSKFEWADTPGIRVDYGYASNTAVSPFYDPMIAKCIIYGQSRDEAIKNALQFFDGLKIEGIKTNGPLFKGILKDEDFRNGNYSTSYLTQKAFAVN